In Acidimicrobiales bacterium, the DNA window CTGCGGGCTCGAGAAGAACGGCGACACCCAGACCGTGCCCACGCCCAGGTCCACGAGGTGGTCGAGCCGGGCGGTGATGCCGGGCAGGTCACCGATGCCGTCGCCGTCCGAGTCGGCGAACGAACGCGGGTACACCTGGTAGATCGTCGTCTCGTGCCACCACGGTCGGTGCTCGGGCTCGGTCACGCCCAGACGGTAGAACGCAGGCGTGAGGATCGCGGTGGTGGGGCTCGTGGCGGCGGCGGTGCTCGGCGCCGGCGCGTGCTCCTCGTCCTCCACGCCCTCCTCGTCCTCGACCCCTGTCTCGTCGTCGGCGGCGCCGGGCACGCCGGCGGTCACCTCGACGGACGGCGCCACGCAGCCGGACCGCCCCGACAGGACGGGCCGCGTGCTCCGGGTGACCGACGGCGACACCCTGGTGGTCGAGGTGGACGGCCGCGAGGAGGACGTGCGCCTCATCGGGATCAACACCCCCGAGCGTGACGAGTGCTTCTTCGCCGAGGCCACGAACGCCCTCGTCGACCTCGTCGACGGCCGGGACGTGCGCCTCGTCGTCGACCAGACCGACCGGGACCAGTTCGGGCGGCTGCTCCGCTACGTGTTCGTCGGCGACAGCTTCGTCAACGAGGCGATGGTGCGGGACGGCTTCGCCCAGGCCTTCCGCTACGAGCCGGACGTCGCCCGGGCCGACCAGCTCGACGCCGCCCAGGCCGCGGCCCGGGCGGACGAGCGGGGCCTTTGGGCGCCCGACGCCTGCGGGCGGGTGGACGCCGACGCCGGCGCCCTGGTGGTGGAGCGCATCGAGGCCGACCCGCCGGGGGACGACACCCTCGACGCCAACGCCGAGTACGCCGTGGTCGCCAACCGGTCGGGCGCCGAGGTCGACCTCACCGGCTGGGTGCTGAAGGACGAGACCGCCTCCCACCGCTTCGCCTTCCCCGCCGGGTTCACCGTCCCCGCCGGTGGGACCGTCACCGTCCGCACCGGCTGCGGGTCGCCGACCGCCACCGATCTGTTCTGGTGCAACCAGGGCTCGGCCATCTGGAACAACGACGGCGACACCGCCTTCCTCCTCGACCCCAACGACAACGTCGTCGACACCCGCTCCTACTGAGCCGTTGGGCAGCGGGGATGCTGCTGACCACGGATCAGAAGGTTGGGGGTTCGAGTCCCTCCAAGCGCGCCAGCCAGACACGGCCCTGACCAGCGGAGACGCCGGCCAGGGCCGTTCTCGTTCTGGCCGTTGCTCCGGGAGTGGTAGCAGTTCTTCGGTAGCAGTTCACCGTGGCTACGACACCGTCGAGGCCGACTGACCGCTACTCGGAGAGGCGGGCGAGGAGGAGACCGATGACGAGCTCCAGGAGGTCCGGTGGATGGCGTCTTCGTCCGTGGCGATCCCGTCGGCGACGAGGACCGTGGTCGTCGGCGTGTCGGTCTCGTTGTTGAACGCCGAGTCGATGTCGAGGGTCGGGCGGTGCTCGCCGCCGACACGGCTCATGACGGCCAGGCCGCCGATGATGACGGGGCCGGCAGGGGCGAGCCGGGCGATCGAGCCGATGAAGGCGTCCATCGCTGCACCGGGGAGCAGGACCGGCGGGACTGGTGGCTCGTCGGGCTCAGTGCCAGACATGGTCGCCTTCCCAGGCGCGGACGGTCTCGGCGCCACGGGCCGGGTCGATGGCCAGCGACAGCGCCACGATCGCCTCGGACGTGACCGGGATCATCCGGACCGACAGGCGGGCAGGGTGCTTGAGGCTGACGGCGAGGGGAGAGGGGGCGACGGCGTAGCGCCCCATCGGCCCGTCTCGGCCGAGCGCCTGGGTCGCCATCGTGGCGTACTTCAAGGCAGCCGAGGATGCGAGCAGGTACTCGGGCGGAGTCTCGGCGGTCACGGCGATCGGAGCGCCGAGCTGAGCGGCCGCCAGAGCCCCGACCGCTGCGGCGTCCGATCCCGGAGGCACAGCGATCAACGGCAGGTCGATCCACTCGGGCCGCCACTCGGCTGCGGCCGCCCAGAACAGCGCTGCGGTGGCACGGTGGTCCGAGGTCAGGTAGCCAGCGCCTGCGAGGCGACGGAACGCCAGCGACACGCCGCCGGGTGTCGCACCGAGCATCCGGGCGGTCGGGCGGACGCCTGAGAGGGGCTGGGGCCAGGCGGCGAGCGCTGCGACGGTGATGCCGGAGACGACCGCTCCAGCGAACACCGAGACGCTGCGCTGGCTGGTCTGGTCTGGCAGGCCGGGCACATCGGCGTTCACGACGAGGGTGGGCGACCTGAACGTGAGGTGGCCCGTGAGGTCGAGCCATCCGGCGCCGCGCTCGTGGAGCTGCCTGGCCTCGACCAGCGTCACCCGGTCCCGCACGACGATCTGGAGGTCCTCCGGGCCGACGTCGTCGAGGTGGACGGCGACGAGGTCTCCTGTGGCTGCGAGGCGAACGCTTCCGCCGACGGCCTCGGCCTCCATGTTCAGGTGGCGGAAGGCCTCGGCGACGGCGGTCGCCTCAGGTGTGGCTCGTGGACCCATGGCGACAGTGTAAATGCGAGAGTGTCAGGTGTTCAATCCAGATTGAA includes these proteins:
- a CDS encoding lamin tail domain-containing protein, which encodes MLRVTDGDTLVVEVDGREEDVRLIGINTPERDECFFAEATNALVDLVDGRDVRLVVDQTDRDQFGRLLRYVFVGDSFVNEAMVRDGFAQAFRYEPDVARADQLDAAQAAARADERGLWAPDACGRVDADAGALVVERIEADPPGDDTLDANAEYAVVANRSGAEVDLTGWVLKDETASHRFAFPAGFTVPAGGTVTVRTGCGSPTATDLFWCNQGSAIWNNDGDTAFLLDPNDNVVDTRSY